Proteins from a single region of Melanotaenia boesemani isolate fMelBoe1 chromosome 3, fMelBoe1.pri, whole genome shotgun sequence:
- the tmem183a gene encoding transmembrane protein 183A isoform X2, whose amino-acid sequence MPKKGSRKRLKFKAGDVCSESVTVADYANADPAVVKSGRVKKAVVNAIEKEVKLLCGLEASQGAVEEVLSSVVGSRADTLGSSDDLDPEEEEGESEAKVGRKKKNKRRKENSESSDGGDYPVDIWLMLSSYIRPEDVCRFALICRKAWIVTCTAVFWTRLYRRHYRIDVELPFRLQPDSIDRMRCLRACVIRSLFHLYEPFNLRVSKIPALPESTPTTLLNSKCLLFWVKKVSEALWEFNFKFKNQGHSKNGCAKSLCLPKQYEDVHMNPESDCSVLQITTLNYILIPVVMGMTLTLFTINVSTDMRHHRVRLVLQDAPLQRGKRRDQGGTQVVLDPVHSVRLMDWWHPQYPSLHRT is encoded by the exons ATGCCCAAGAAAGGAAGCCGAAAACGGCTGAAATTTAAGGCCGGGGACGTTTGTTCAGAATCAG TCACTGTTGCTGATTATGCTAATGCCGACCCAGCCGTTGTGAAGTCAGGAAGGGTAAAAAAGGCTGTTGTAAATGCGATTGAAAAAGAAG TAAAATTACTATGTGGCCTGGAAGCATCTCAGGGTGCTGTGGAGGAGGTTCTCTCATCAGTAGTGGGTAGCAGAGCCGACACTTTGGGCAGCAGTGATGATTTGGAtcctgaggaagaagaaggGGAAAGTGAAGCCAAAGTGGGacgcaaaaagaaaaacaagaggagAAAGG AAAACAGTGAGAGCAGTGATGGGGGGGATTATCCGGTGGACATTTGGTTGATGCTTTCCTCCTATATTCGGCCTGAGGATGTGTGCAGATTTGCATTGATCTGCAGGAAAGCGTGGATAGTCACTTGCACTGCAGTGTTTTGGACCAGACTATACAGGAG acattacaGGATTGATGTTGAACTGCCATTTCGTCTCCAGCCTGACTCCATAGATAGGATGCGCTGTCTTCGGGCTTGTGTGATTCGTTCACTTTTCCATTTGTATGAACCGTTCAACTTGCGTGTGTCAAAAATTCCTGCACTGCCAGAATCCACACCCACAACCTTACTGAATTCCAAG tgtttactctTCTGGGTCAAAAAGGTGTCAGAGGCATTGTGGGAGTTCAACTTCAAATTCAAAAACCAG GGACACAGTAAGAATGGCTGTGCCAAGTCCTTGTGCCTGCCTAAACAATATGAAGATGTTCACATGAACCCTGAGTCTGACTGCAGTGTGCTTCAGATCACCACACTCAACTACATCCTAATCCCCGTGGTCATGGGCATGACACTGACCCTG TTCACAATCAATGTGAGCACAGACATGCGCCACCACCGTGTTCGTCTAGTGCTCCAGGACGCGCCACTCCAGCGGGGGAAGAGAAGGGATCAAGGTGGAACCCAGGTGGTATTGGATCCTGTTCACAGTGTGAGGCTCATGGACTGGTGGCACCCACAGTATCCCTCCTTGCACCGCACATGA
- the tmem183a gene encoding transmembrane protein 183A isoform X1: protein MPKKGSRKRLKFKAGDVCSESVTVADYANADPAVVKSGRVKKAVVNAIEKEVKLLCGLEASQGAVEEVLSSVVGSRADTLGSSDDLDPEEEEGESEAKVGRKKKNKRRKENSESSDGGDYPVDIWLMLSSYIRPEDVCRFALICRKAWIVTCTAVFWTRLYRRHYRIDVELPFRLQPDSIDRMRCLRACVIRSLFHLYEPFNLRVSKIPALPESTPTTLLNSKCLLFWVKKVSEALWEFNFKFKNQQGHSKNGCAKSLCLPKQYEDVHMNPESDCSVLQITTLNYILIPVVMGMTLTLFTINVSTDMRHHRVRLVLQDAPLQRGKRRDQGGTQVVLDPVHSVRLMDWWHPQYPSLHRT, encoded by the exons ATGCCCAAGAAAGGAAGCCGAAAACGGCTGAAATTTAAGGCCGGGGACGTTTGTTCAGAATCAG TCACTGTTGCTGATTATGCTAATGCCGACCCAGCCGTTGTGAAGTCAGGAAGGGTAAAAAAGGCTGTTGTAAATGCGATTGAAAAAGAAG TAAAATTACTATGTGGCCTGGAAGCATCTCAGGGTGCTGTGGAGGAGGTTCTCTCATCAGTAGTGGGTAGCAGAGCCGACACTTTGGGCAGCAGTGATGATTTGGAtcctgaggaagaagaaggGGAAAGTGAAGCCAAAGTGGGacgcaaaaagaaaaacaagaggagAAAGG AAAACAGTGAGAGCAGTGATGGGGGGGATTATCCGGTGGACATTTGGTTGATGCTTTCCTCCTATATTCGGCCTGAGGATGTGTGCAGATTTGCATTGATCTGCAGGAAAGCGTGGATAGTCACTTGCACTGCAGTGTTTTGGACCAGACTATACAGGAG acattacaGGATTGATGTTGAACTGCCATTTCGTCTCCAGCCTGACTCCATAGATAGGATGCGCTGTCTTCGGGCTTGTGTGATTCGTTCACTTTTCCATTTGTATGAACCGTTCAACTTGCGTGTGTCAAAAATTCCTGCACTGCCAGAATCCACACCCACAACCTTACTGAATTCCAAG tgtttactctTCTGGGTCAAAAAGGTGTCAGAGGCATTGTGGGAGTTCAACTTCAAATTCAAAAACCAG CAGGGACACAGTAAGAATGGCTGTGCCAAGTCCTTGTGCCTGCCTAAACAATATGAAGATGTTCACATGAACCCTGAGTCTGACTGCAGTGTGCTTCAGATCACCACACTCAACTACATCCTAATCCCCGTGGTCATGGGCATGACACTGACCCTG TTCACAATCAATGTGAGCACAGACATGCGCCACCACCGTGTTCGTCTAGTGCTCCAGGACGCGCCACTCCAGCGGGGGAAGAGAAGGGATCAAGGTGGAACCCAGGTGGTATTGGATCCTGTTCACAGTGTGAGGCTCATGGACTGGTGGCACCCACAGTATCCCTCCTTGCACCGCACATGA